From a single Apium graveolens cultivar Ventura chromosome 2, ASM990537v1, whole genome shotgun sequence genomic region:
- the LOC141686099 gene encoding uncharacterized protein LOC141686099, which yields MQRQGTPTPKNSHRLVITSRKLRHYFQGRTIQVVTSQPLKKILTRPEASGRVVAWSIELGEFDIEYVPRTTIKAQDLADFMVECTFSGPKDLSPDEQLIRITGKWKLFIDGSVAGKKCGVSLILSSPEGFEICQAIRFDFPLTNNEAEYEALLAGMKLAQSLEAKYLRAFSDSILVVKHFTGEYEQRDPRTKANASKVRDASLSFETFELSQIGRENNSRADALSRLASAETQNLTGSIYLTEAKTPSIEKKECLEIHQGSDWMTPLRNFLDKDILPPDRKEALKIKYRASNYTIINGRMYCRSVSQPLLRCLNNEEQ from the coding sequence ATGCAGAGACAAGGTACCCCAACGCCGAAAAATTCACATAGGTTGGTTATAACCTCCCGAAAATTGCGACATTATTTCCAAGGCCGTACAATCCAAGTTGTCACCAGCCAACCTCTGAAGAAGATTTTGACTAGGCCAGAAGCCTCTGGAAGAGTCGTAGCATGGTCCATCGAACTTGGGGAATTTGATATCGAGTACGTTCCCCGAACAACAATTAAGGCCCAGGATTTGGCCGACTTCATGGTTGAATGCACATTCTCGGGCCCGAAGGATCTTTCACCTGATGAACAACTAATCCGGATCACAGGGAAGTGGAAACTTTTTATCGATGGGTCGGTAGCCGGAAAAAAGTGTGGAGTCAGCTTGATCCTCTCCAGCCCCGAAGGATTCGAGATATGCCAAGCCATAAGATTCGACTTCCCTTTGACAAATAATGAGGCTGAATATGAGGCCCTCCTCGCAGGGATGAAGCTGGCCCAAAGCCTCGAGGCGAAGTACCTAAGGGCCTTCAGTGACTCCATACTGGTTGTAAAGCACTTCACGGGGGAATATGAGCAAAGGGATCCCCGAACGAAAGCCAATGCTTCCAAGGTACGTGATGCTTCCTTATCatttgaaacctttgaactaagTCAAATTGGCAGAGAGAACAATTCTAGGGCAGACGCCCTTTCCAGGCTAGCTTCGGCCGAGACACAGAACTTAACTGGTTCTATTTACCTCACCGAAGCCAAGACGCCCTCGATTGAGAAGAAAGAATGTCTTGAAATCCACCAGGGGAGCGACTGGATGACCCCCCTCAGGAACTTTCTGGACAAAGACATTCTACCACCCGACCGAAAGGAAGCGCTGAAAATTAAATACAGAGCATCGAACTACACAATAATTAATGGACGGATGTATTGTCGGTCGGTCAGTCAACCCCTTCTGCGATGTTTGAACAACGAAGAACAATAA
- the LOC141686105 gene encoding uncharacterized protein LOC141686105, whose product MTSVLSPITFDVWAVDIVGILPTSTKQAKYCIIAIDYMTKWVEARPLSSITEEAAKKFFLEQKFSSVAHPQGNGAIEAANKVIFRGIKKRLGESKGRWAEELPWILWAYRTTPRTSTGETPFRMAYGTEALVPVEVGLESYRTET is encoded by the exons ATGACCTCTGTATTAAGCCCTATTACATTCGATGTATGGGCCGTGGACATAGTCGGTATACTACCAACTAGCACGAAGCAAGCGAAGTACTGCATAATCGCCATCGACTACATGACCAAGTGGGTCGAAGCCCGTCCTCTGTCATCCATAACCGAAGAAGCCGCAAAAAAGTTCTTCCTCGAACAG AAATTTAGCTCAGTTGCTCACCCGCAAGGAAATGGGGCAATCGAAGCGGCAAATAAAGTGATATTTCGAGGGATAAAAAAGAGGTTGGGCGAGTCCAAAGGAAGATGGGCGGAAGAACTCCCTTGGATCTTATGGGCTTACCGAACCACCCCTAGGACATCAACGGGAGAAACTCCTTTCAGAATGGCCTATGGAACCGAGGCCCTAGTTCCTGTCGAAGTGGGCTTGGAATCGTACCGAACCGAGACCTAG